The Salvelinus sp. IW2-2015 linkage group LG15, ASM291031v2, whole genome shotgun sequence genome includes a region encoding these proteins:
- the LOC111973648 gene encoding uncharacterized protein, which produces MTEQTKAYTAAPSAPSRPHYSRDLFWSALRSWWQSPSPSCLLPNQDFGLPPSLEAGDLREFSWIDNIHRRLAASSWPGYMPSLPLLVPSFLVPASSMHQPGPRLSRAESAGLQGLSEVREEGYKWRITLDVSHFSPVEITLRTREGFLEIEGKHEERPDKHGFIARCFTRRYTLPKGIDPKIISSSLSGDGILSVEASLPDPTIPADVIIPIQVEKEAIREEGEKGDAKPERTTEPDTDTRDPQPSPSAPAVAPVSLEAADFTLTEPGTLPPTEALERRDEFAREVPGEEAHPEAQPDSGAAGPERHEEVRGDADERTPTEPAGEMARHPSGTADDEASEEEGLLTSTEPFEHLKTPDSLDTPDTVTSDQGEYTDQAHDHGGELQHPEGTGETAEELPQPEDPEPGTSPPAEVAHHSQELETQEHPDMEQQEYTK; this is translated from the exons ATGACCGAGCAGACCAAAGCGTACACAGCGGCCCCATCGGCACCATCACGCCCCCACTACTCCCGGGACTTATTCTGGTCTGCCCTCCGGAGCTGGTGGCAGTCCCCGAGCCCCAGTTGCCTCCTCCCCAACCAGGACTTTGGCCTGCCACCGTCCCTAGAGGCCGGAGACCTCCGTGAATTTAGCTGGATAGATAACATCCATAGACGCCTGGCCGCCAGCTCCTGGCCTGGGTACatgccctctctccccctcttggtGCCCTCCTTCCTGGTCCCGGCCTCCTCCATGCACCAGCCAGGCCCCAGGTTGAGCAGGGCAGAGTCTGCAGGGTTGCAAGGGCTGTCAGAAGTCCGGGAGGAGGGGTACAAGTGGAGGATCACCCTGGACGTCAGTCACTTCTCCCCTGTAGAGATCACTCTCAGGACCCGGGAAGGCTTCCTGGAAATCGAAG GGAAACACGAGGAGAGACCAGACAAGCATGGCTTTATTGCTAGATGCTTTACCAGGAGATACAC GCTCCCAAAAGGTATTGATCCTAAGATCAtcagctcctctctgtctggtGATGGCATCCTGTCTGTGGAAGCTTCACTTCCTGATCCCACCATCCCTGCTGACGTCATCATTCCCATTCAG GTGGAGAAAGAGGCCataagagaagagggagagaagggtgatgCCAAGCCAGAGAGGACTACCGAGCCAGACACAGACACCCGGGACCCCCAGCCTTCTCCATCTGCCCCTGCTGTGGCTCCTGTGTCCCTGGAGGCTGCTGACTTCACCCTCACAGAGCCTGGCACACTACCCCCAACAGAGGCACTCGAGCGCAGGGATGAGTTCGCACGGGAAGTCCCTGGAGAAGAGGCTCACCCAGAGGCTCAACCAGACAGCGGCGCGGCAGGACCCGAGAGGCatgaggaggtgagaggagatgcAGATGAGAGGACCCCTACTGAGCCAGCTGGGGAGATGGCGAGACATCCCTCTGGGACCGCAGATGATGAAGCTAGTGAAGAGGAAGGTCTTCTGACTTCCACAGAGCCCTTTGAGCACCTCAAGACTCCTGACAGCCTAGACACCCCAGACACAGTCACGTCTGACCAGGGGGAATACACAGACCAGGCCCATGACCATGGRGGAGAGCTCCAGCACCCGGAGGGCACAGGGGAGACGGCGGAAGAGCTCCCACAGCCTGAGGATCCTGAGCCAGGCACGAGTCCACCAGCAGAGGTGGCCCACCACTCCCAGGAGCTGGAAACCCAAGAGCACCCTGATATGGAGCAACAGGAGTACAccaagtaa